The Castanea sativa cultivar Marrone di Chiusa Pesio chromosome 4, ASM4071231v1 sequence AGTTCAAAAGCCTTTTATCACTTATCATCCCACGTATGTGGTTCATTCTTCCTTAGGAGTTTGAAGATGGGCTCACAAGTGGAGGTGAGCTTGGCAATAAATCGACTAATGTATTGTAATCATCCCCAGAAACCCCTTATCTCTTTCTCACTTCTGGGTGGAGGCATCTCTAATATGGCTTTAATCTTGGATAGGCCAACTTCTATCCTTCTATTACTCACTAGGAAGCCTAGAAATTTTCTGGTGGTTACCCCCAAGGTACACTTTTTTGGGTTCAATCTTAGTCTATATTCTTTAATCATCTCAAAGAACTTCCTCAAGTTTACAGTGTGGCTTTCTTTCTTGGATTTCACTATCATATCATCGACATACACCTCCACCTTGTTATGCATTATATCATGTAACAAGGCTGTAGCCATCCTTTGGTAGGTTGCCCCAGCATTCTTGAGGCCAAACGACATCATCATGTAACAATAGATTCCCCATTCGATAGTAAAAGTGGTTTTGGTCATATCTTTGGAagccatcttgatttggttTTACCTTGTGAAACCATCCGTGAAAGACATCAAGGCACTTCCCATCGTGTTATccaccaagacatcaatttgAGGGAAAGAAAGTCATCCTTAGGGCATGCTTTATTCAAGTCCCtaaaatccacacacatcctcACCTTCCCATCCTTCTTAGATATAGGCACAACATTGATTATCCATTCAGCTTGGTGTACGGATTTGATGAACCCTACTTTTAATTGCTTAGTGACTTTCTCCTTGATTTTTAAGAGCCATTTCGTCCTCATTCTTCTCAACGTTTGTTTGACAGGTACCATGTGATCATGAGTATCAATGTGATGTTGAGCTATATCAGAGTCAATTCCAAGCATATCTTCATAGGACCATGCAAACACCTCTTGAAATTCCGTGAGGAGTTCTTGaagatcttttctttccttttcatttaGAGTTGGGCTAATTTTAATTAAGCGTGGATTCTCATTATTGCCCAAATTAATAGTTTCAAGAGTTGGTTCCATatgttcaattttctttttccaattgtttattaatttcattttcaaattcatttgaatCATTTAAGTGCAGAATTTCAATGTTATGGGACACATCAAAgtaagcaaaatcaaaattcatcttattgaaaatattgaaaagtacATTGGAACTTGcattacaaaaatttttccCCATATTTTCagaaaacccaacccaattCTAATTATTAATAGGCCCCATAATAAGCATGATGAATTTGAAAGAATCACTTGGCTTTTCATTGGTGACGGCGAACACATTCCTACCTATCTTCATCATGGTCTTCGTTGCTTCAGCATCCATGTAGTTCACCCTcttatgatttatgtgattcatgttaagaacatatgtcatttaaaattggctaatcctttgacaaaacgtactttacttgtatttaagtagatctaggatgggtttagtacttcaaggaacaagagttcaagtctagtattgaagccatgcaaatctgtccaagaaacaagtgaagaagtgctgattcattaaagctcaacagctactcgacagatagtatctatcaaggtctcaacagatagctcgatagttgtatctatcgagaattacaaaattcagatttccagatctgattttcggctcatgttgacatgtatgtgtagggtttcttttctcacaaccctagacatatataaggcttagtttaaaggccgtcacataagagaatacaaggagaatacATGCAAAGGGTGATcgatgccttattctctttgaaagaagctactgcgtctttgcgccttagggttttgtaaccaagtgcttcttgatcttcattgttgatgaagtgaagaactttgcagccaacaatctttttcaagttggtgaattagtcacgtactgggagcggTGCATgtttggttagtcatgtattgggatccGTACAAaatggtggcgttcatatattgaagagttcagaggttctgaaacagtagaaggtttctactgtaagttcatctatagggattgtagagtctaaggacaaaggttttgtactagatctgaaacttccctttattatagtggattgctttacGGTAAGGTTTCCCCTTaggtttttttactgtgaaactagtttgttttattggttttcgtgggtcattatatcttgtcttatttactattccttTATGCATAATATTGACGTGATATTGATGTTTGattattttaacaagttttatacataataaatctaattaataacttaggtttaaaacttgttaattttatcaaccgaggtctaaatttcccaacacacCTAATCTACCTCCTCTTATATCTCTTTGATCACCACGATAGGCTTCTCCTTAAAGGTGAGCTtttcattaaagaaaattttccaacttGGATACACCTTTCCATCCATACCTATCCAAGGTTCGAGGAAGCCACAATAAGGGAAGTTTTCCCCTTCCTTCACAAAGTTCCCATTGAGAGTGCCAAGGTTTTATTTGATTCCATCGCAGCCTTCAAAGAATCCTAAACCTTTCCAAGTCACTTGAGTCTTAATGTCAGGAAACTCAACTACcccttttccttctttcctaAGGCCCATACTAGGCATGTATCCCATGTTCTTCATCATCACAATCACCTCATTGCTACAATATGGGAAGAAGTCAGTAGCATACCTTTCATCCTTTGACCCATAGTCAGCCAtgtttaaaacttaaaacctCTCATTTGAAGCTTACTTCCTCCTTCCTCGAGTCCACAAACCGGTGCTAGAATTTTACCATCTTTGAGCACTATGGTAATCCCTCATTTCCATGGGATCTTCATCTTTTGGTGTAGTAAGGAAGTGATTGCCCCATTGGGGTGAAGCCAAGCTCTTCCCAAGAGAAGGTTGTAATTTGGGGTGATATCCATGACATGAAACTCCACGATGATTTCTATTGACCCAATCTTGCAAGGAGCCTTGAAAGTACCCATGACCTTCCTTAAATTGTTATCATATGCCCTTACGGTCAAGGGAGAATGGATGATAGTCTCCATATCTAGGCCAATAGTGAGGGCAGTCCTAAAAGGACAAACATTCAAGGTGGATCCATTATCAATAATTACCATCGGATCCTTGGCACCCATGCATTTAATGTTGATTTGCAAGGGTTTAGTGTGAGTAGATCCTTCGGGAGGGAGATCTTCATTAGAAAAGGCAAGGACGTGAGGAACCCTCGACTCCCATGAGAGACAAAACTTCTTGTGGTGTAGTTTCTATAGGTACTTCTTTCCCATTCAAAGTGTCTAAGAGAGCCTTACGATGGTTTTGAGAGGCCATAAGTGCCCCGTATGGATACATGAGCTTGGGTCTTCTTCAATTGCATTAAGACCCtatctttttcctctttttgtttAGGTTCCATGGGTTAGGATCCCTCCTCTAAATCTCTACCAGGATGATCCTTTTCCAAAAAGGATGGCTTATAGTGCTTTCCACTCCTAGTGATATTTGCTATATTGTCCTCCGAGACccttctctttaattttttcacTCCTTTGGGAAGTATTCCCCATACCGCTACCGCTTCCTTTAaggcttcatcttcttcatcccaTACTCCTTGGACTTCCACGGCATTGATATTGACATTTTTAGTCTCTATCAACTTTGAGCAATCTCATTCAATCTCATCTATCTGTACCCAAAGGGTTCTTTCTAATGTTGGGCTTGGTGATAATGTTGGGATTTGAGAGGGTTTCATTGTCTATGAGGTCTTGTATTTTGTGTTTGAGGCGAAAGCAATTGTTGGTTTCATGGCCGAATTTTTGGTGGTAGTTGCAATATTCATTGAGATTCCAAATGGGAGGTATGGGATTAGGCATAGGTGTAGGGTCTAAAGGTTTAATGAATCCCTTGGAGGATAGGTTTTCATATGCTTGGGTGAGGGTCATCCTTAGGTCGGAGAATTCTTGGCGAGCTTTCTTTGGGTACACTAGTGTTTGTTGGGGTATGATGATGCTCACATTTATAGGATTGGGTGCTTTAGTGGTGGTTGCTTCCCCTCCATATATTTTCTTGGTTAAAGACTTACTTTCACCTTTCTCCAATTTTCCACTGTTGATGGCATCTGTTGGAAAAACACATGGAAAACACGTGTTTGAGAAGGAAATATACAAGTTTGTATCaaatacaaaacatatgcaacggaaaaataatggatctacttcattcacaaatgttaacatgcactatgtaagtttcagaatttgagaacaagagagtgtaccttggagctgtgaatttcaaaaacgaagatcagaagcacttgggaacactttcaatattcactccaattccactaacacccaagatgtgtggtctctcaatcagttctaaagggagaatgtcaaagtgtctaacacttcttacaccactttgcaatagtgttctttcaattctctacagaaaattctgtaaatttctccctttgtatctaactaattatctaattgggctagccttttgggcctttccaattgggcttaagtgtgtggcttggaatgggaccaaaagagaccaataagacactagctccaatgggccttgggcttttctgtcaactcttgacaagtccaaagttatcattaactatatttaataccactatataaatatagttgcactctaggccttatttataaattatatcccaagaatttattgtatatacaaccccttcataaaatattcgtagtaacacaaagtcatgaatgtaagctgccactttgtaaattactacatcttatccttgaatacccagtttaatcctttaagttattcatcatatatttatgaaatccaatttcataaatatatactctagcaagaatttactaaagtagttaggcctaacattctgaataacaaacccattaaacttatctcaagggaatattttgtatctccattaagagactatgaattccatcttgagaatatatgttccatcaacattaaatgtggttgcccaacatactgaggttttgaccaagactctagatctcactcatGATAtctcaaagcaacctacatctcatcatcaagtctattattctctcagaattaagagttcatgcaaatacaagtcgtgagtttattattcttttgacagtcattaggagagtaataaatctcacagctgtccagttcaatatgtcttaactcttaaaacatatcaacataccaactagaaatctccatttccatgatcaagacaaatcatcttagttgatatgttatagtctttacAGATAAAAGgtctaatttcatcaccgactacgaactacattttgagtttacaaggaacttgtgatttacattttctatagctaaatcacataaatcacatacaatgcatcttatggactaagGTAATGttccattagttcatttatagatagtctcatataattaaacaatttaattattaatgacatgccaatatatttgattttaggCGTAAaccctaacaatctctcacttgccctcaaagacaatttatcatatatccgACACTTGTTttcctttagagtaattcataattaTTCTAAGGCAAGGTTTGAAAACAAGTTTTAGACAAATTTaatgcataaattatcttttctactactatttctcatgtactcatatctctctaatgagatgatactatttacacttaatgtgtatcttcacacCTAGGAtaaacacatatcttgaagtccaactttatgaatcacaatcaaactacaaatcagtATTTGTACATCTAGTAACTATCAAAACTTCACTTATGTGGataagcatataatccctcattctcctaagatatttgagtatatgctttactcccactaaattaagtgatctttgattcaattgatatttgcttaccatgcccACCGCAAAATAGACATTTAGCCTAGTAtttagcatagcataaagacttcctatcgaTTTGATATAaggaaccgtcttaatatgctcttccttctATATGTCTTTGGACCATAGCCCtttataaaggaacttcaaacttaaaaggaaagaatcctttcttgaagtattacatgctatacttggctagaatctaatctatttaagctgTTTGAGATAGACCAAACATcctaaattctgaattttaacaaagtttaattcttaggatgtgaccagcCTTttccaagtactttatatcaatcTGGATTAGACAACAAAAACTTTATTGATGACAAAAACTCTActtcattctaaatgattagaatgtcatcaacatacattaagaaatttattattctatatagcttttacacacataaggccttttaatacttgatcaaaatcaaaaaatttgatttcttgatcaaagattatattttatgattcatatgcttgctttagtccataaatggaatttaagcaacttgcatactaaacactactggttctttgttatgtacaagtctagttacatcatatagatgtctttctcaagatttctactaaaagaagctttcttgacatCCATTGCCATATGTCAtctaaatgaaatataatggataagagaatctagataatgtcaaacttgactattggtgaaaaaatcttttcataatcGAACCACCTAtttctgaataaatcttttcgccattagtcttgactttgaaggtttgcaccttcaaatctctcattttcttgtagacctatttgagaacaatagacTTAATGCCACTAGGcacctctacaagttctagactttagatagaatctaattctattcacATAACCTTTATTCAGTAATCCATATTCATATAATTTATTGCCTTTACGTAGGACcaaggatcaaattcatatccttttGGAATTACTTCAAAAAGTTTATctcaaaagtatgaatttatttggtaattaataatcctcccactacgatattgtaccagtgtactagctatatatatagaataatgcCTTATGGTATTTAATACAACCatttcatttctaaatgtatttaatagttgtcttacaacaaattctgacatttatGTTCTAGAACGATTCTATGTTTTGCTTTatgattattcacatagtcatcgtcctaaaactttgtatttgtactttacaaacacgttatcttctttatgactaccaaaacaatcttctGCAATTCattttggatacccaacataaacacacatttttctatcttttgatttcaatttgttagacttcctttctagcacaagtgctggacatccccaaaagtggaagtatcaaattctaggttttcacccaatccacaatttgataaatgtcctaggaacaaacttttaAAATCAGTTTTAGAAATTGTATAGTAATAATTGCAGTATATCTCCAAAATAAGTAAGCaaatggaaatacttatcatgtactttactatttctaaaagagacttattcctccttcatgtatgcattgacttaaagaagtcattgaaactaAACTCTTTTACAAAAGgagccctagatcatattatcctctaaatagaattcatagactaggaatataacaaaataatggttctaaaagcccatctttcaccaatcttgaatatcatttagattaataagatctagacataagtgccaaaacatacattgctaaaggatgaaaactttctctttaaaaagtaaaacatgtaaatttccatctagaaaataatcatggataatgcttagctttaccaaaactggaaacactttccttttggtcatgcTTTTGAGTATAAATttcttttggcaactactagggcaactagcttgtccaactgtttggtattataattcctCTTCTTAACACCCTTACCTTTtggtctaggctaagaatttgattaaatcatattgatcctagccttagcttttaggatgtcgtCCTTtgtgtagaactcactcatcaattcagataatatatatataaatatatatatataaattatcttCAAAACAATCCGAATTGATCAAATaattctaacaaggacttgtggatcatatccgtatgagattaacatttaatctctacatccgagaattccaattcattttaaaaataaaatattttcattaaatgacataaaattggaactccttaagcttttcttaggactcaatatgattcataccaaaaatctcatttagacttaatataaagtctagtctagtactaactcttgcatctcatgctgtagtacaattgagatagaagTCATTGTTACATTtcagcatttcaatggagactatgatcatatcataaactatcttccatcaatgcatcgtgcaaaggaaattatgacaatgctgaatcaaaacaaatttatgtacttcagctcctttaagcaccatgtccaaaattatttcttagttaatgtgattcaattaaaatagtagctcgagaaaaaaatttatgacgactttattttgagactatgaacataattacagggacattatattttgcatccataaccatatattATGGaacccgaaaaacatactatactaggtgcaatgacaacctaatcccgcaattaatattcctcagcacaaagtgaataccaaccactatGATTAGGCGagaaatattctcattattaatgctatcatgataactcttaccaaacaaaaataatttgccgcttttctttagcctctaagtaataatagtaagaactcagcatagaggatactatcaaacttagtctagtgtacaccattgcctagaacCATGTGTAGCCACGTAACTCTACCCTTGTAAGGTTtaatcttgtagtaccatgatgcaaaacaccctccgcatggaatgcaaggctcgaggtcaagacgaggtgcttgccCACACCACTATAAACCGggaagttcaatcttgtagtaccatgaaataaacaccctccgcatggaacgCAAGGCTTGAAGCCAAGACGAGATGTTTACCCCACACCACTATGaatcaacaatggaggccgtgagatccaacccttgtatctctctcccactagactttttgtaaaaagtggattgtattgaaatcattgtgatctcatcacaattttaaccctacacatcatgtgtttaattgtttaaattcaatgtgatgttGCTAAGTTACGTCACAATAGCGTAACGAACATTCGtgcaatcacaaagaagtttaaccttgtaatccatgaaataaataccATCCTCATGGAAAGCAAGACTagaagtcaagacaaggtatctattcatattacaataaacttaacaaaagggttatttcaGCAGTCCCTCtggttatttgggtttttcttagataattgtgatcccatcacaacttataaccttgcacttgttgaagactctaatctcattagaatcactaactaaaatggaagtcctaaaccataaacactaatgaatcaaaaattagttataaagaactctatccttaatttccTAAATAAAaagttctaatctcattagaaactatataccttttaattaagctttaatctcattaaaacttctaattaaaataaattaaggactttcaatcatacaacaattctaatctcattagaatgtttgttaaaagacaagtcccaaactatttaggactaagagttctatttaactaataccATTGATCTCATTAGGTATTTTAGTTAGAACTATGTGTAATCTCATCATACATAGccttgttttatatatatgtaaaaaacacttaaagaaaattctagatcttcagtcctcgatcgatcgagaatgtACCTTGATTGATCGAGAAAAGTTCAGGCTGCTTGATTGATCCtcgacagatgctcgatcgatcgagaaaaattcTGTGAAGTTCGATCGATGATCGATAGATCCTTGATTGATCGAGAAAACTTCTGCcagctcgatcgatgctcgacaggttctcgatcgatcgagcttcatgaattttgaattatctagaatttttctaagacagttttttaacgtttttatgaacaaaacaaccatcatatgaacataatggacagagattgatatctaaacagaatatcattgatgctatagccttaaaattcaatttaacatacttaaactcaaatttaaacaacatcataacatcaaaatcagttttcatcaatcaataatttcaacaactatgcagaaaattaatttctaacatcatgaaactattgtccCTAAGtccaaaatttacaaaacatgttatacaattcGAAATTAAAGACCGTTCTAATACCATTTGTTGAAAAAACACATGGAAAACacgtgtttgtatctcatacaaaacatgtacagtggaaaattaacggatctacttcactcgcaattgataatatgtactatgtaagtttcagaatttaagaacaagaaagcgtaccttggtgaggtgaaattcaaaaccaaagattataagtacttgggaacacttttaatcttcgctccaattccacttaatgcccaagaagtgtggtctctcaatcagttttcaaggagAGAAtgggagagtgtccaacactcacatacaaaccatttcatacCTTGTATCTTCTTAATGAAAACATTTATGAAAAGAGACTTATtcaattctgtatgtttctctccttatatataactgattatctaattgggctagccttttgggccaatccaagtgggctcttgtgtgtggcttggagtgggactaaaagggaacaaataagactctagctatTATCCCTTGAAaggtccaaagttatcattaattatattcaataccactgtatgaatataattgcactctagaccttattaataaattatatcccaagactttattgtacatgcaaccccttcataaaatatttgtagtaatacaaagtcatgaatgtagactgccactttgaagattactacattttaatctttgagtacccggtttaatcctttaagttattcattgtatatttatgaaatccaattccataaaaatatactttagtaactccttactaaagtggttggaccCAACTCTctaataaccaaacccattaaatttatcttaatggaatattttgtatctctgttaagagattatgaattccatcttgagaatatatgttccatcaacactaaatgtggttgcccaacatactgaggttttgatcttgacttttagatctcactcttgatatatcaaagcaacctacacctcatgatcaagtccattattctctcaggattaagagttcatgtaaatagaagtcgtgagatttattattcatttgacagtcgttaggagaataataaatctcacagcagtccagttcaatatgtcttaactcttaaaacatatcaacataccaactagaaatctccatttccatggtcaagacaaatcatcttggttgatatgttatagtcttcgcagataaaatgcccaatttcatcaccgactacaaactacattttgagtttacaaggaacttgtgatttacatcttctgtgactaaatcacataaatcacatacaatgcatttcatggactaagataatgtcctattagttcatttatagatagtctcatataattaaacaatttaattattaatgacatgccaataaattggattttaaggcATAAACAATTTAAGTTCATTTTAATGAAGGCCCAATTCCAATATCACTCCCCTCCTTCTCATGGATTTTTCCCCTTATTTCATTGGGCTTTGATCCATTTACAATAAAGTTCTCATCTTACTGTCATGGGATTTTATTAGAATTCACTTAGAAATTCTCAACCCTTCGTCTCAAAAATGGGCTTACAATGTAttcatcatttcattttttttcaaatagcGCTTTAGCTAGAGTATATTGTAGCCTTCCTCTCAAAGTCCATGAAGTTCTCATCATTTTGGGCCTAGGCATACAACAAAAAGGCCCAAGATTAGGGACGTTCACATTGGCTTTGTATGATTTTAGATGATAAGCCCATAACATATTTGTTACCTTAGGCCCAAAGTCTGCTTTTTCAAAATGGCTTTTTCCACTTGGGCCTATGATGGCAATTAGGCTATGGTCttatgaacctttcaagttaagatataCCTTTGAATTTAGAGACAAGCCTCTTACATGAAAGaacctcttttcttttatcccaAAACATCCTAGGGTATACCATAACTTTAGGGCCATCCTTTTCCAttttacatcttttatttgttctttagaaTTAGGTGAATACATGATAtatatggttgaacaaacaagaTATATAAAGGGTACCTTTGTGATAGGGTCTAGGATCTCTCTAGTGTGGGTAGGCTCCCTAAGGCTAAAAGGATAGATAAGGAGGTCACCATAACTTGGTAGgctattgaaggaaaaattctggttttgtatctcatacaaaacacatagcggaagcaacaaacaaggatctatttcattcatgattgataacgtgcactatgtaaatttcagaatttaagaacaagatggcgtaccttggtgtggagaaattcaaaacaaagataagaagcacttgggaacacttttaatcttcactccaattccactttacgcccaagatgtgtggtctctcaatcagtttttcaaagggagaatgaaagtgtatcacactctctcacacaccgtttcttatttttttcacttaaaaattctgtatgtttctccctttataactaactgattatctaattgggttggcctattgggcctttccaattgggctttagtgtgtggcttggagtgggaccaaaagggaccaataagacactagctccaatgggccttgggcttttccgtcaactcttgacaagtccaaagttaccattaattatataatataccactatataaatataattgcactctaggccttattaataaattatatcccaagactttattatacatgcaaccccttcataaaatattcgtagtaacacaaagtcataaatgtagactgccactttgtaaattactacatcttatccttgagtacccggtttaatcctttaacgttatttattatatatttatgaaatccaatttcataaatatatactttagtaatttcttactaaagtaaTTAGGCCTAACTccctgaataactgaacccattaaacttatctcaagggaatattttatatctccgtcaagagactatgaattccatattgagaatatatgttccatcaacactaaatgtggctgcccaacaaactgagattttgaccgtcactttagatctcactcttgatatatcaaagtaacctacacctcatgatcaagtccattattctctcaggattaagagttcatgcaaatagaagtcgtgagatttattattcatttgacagtcgttaggagaataataaatctcacagtggtcatgttcaatatgtcttaactcttaaaacatatcaatatatcaactagaagtctccacttccatgatcaagacaaaccatcttagttgatacgttatagtcttcgcagatgaaatgcccaatttcgtcaccgactacgaactataaattctgagtttacaaagaacttgtgatttacatcttctgtgacttttcacataaatcacatacaatgcatctcatggactatatgataatgtctcatattcatgttaccattattttagataataataaaataactttatcaatcacaatattaagtcatacatcatgtcatacataatgtcat is a genomic window containing:
- the LOC142632578 gene encoding uncharacterized protein LOC142632578, which produces MEPTLETINLGNNENPRLIKISPTLNEKERKDLQELLTEFQEVFAWSYEDMLGIDSDIAQHHIDTHDHMVPVKQTLRRMRTKWLLKIKEKVTKQLKVGFIKSVHQAEWIINVVPISKKDGKVRMCVDFRDLNKACPKDDFLSLKLMSWWITRWEVP